The genomic segment TTTTCGGTGACTGTAAAAAGAATTCTATATGTAGGGTTTGCCTTTGCCATACAGAAGTTGTCTGATTTCTTCTGTAAAAAAGTTATTCTCAAAGGCGAAAGAACAACGTCGGGGCATTTGTCCTAGAGAGAGTATAGCTTGATAAAGTCCTTCTAGCCAACTTCGGGCTTGGCGAGGTGAATAGTTGCTAACCCAGAAATACGCCTCTTTAATTCCTTTTTCTGCTGACGGCTGGATGATA from the Oscillatoria salina IIICB1 genome contains:
- a CDS encoding type II toxin-antitoxin system RelE/ParE family toxin, whose product is MSEKYQVIIQPSAEKGIKEAYFWVSNYSPRQARSWLEGLYQAILSLGQMPRRCSFAFENNFFTEEIRQLLYGKGKPYI